The following is a genomic window from Tripterygium wilfordii isolate XIE 37 chromosome 19, ASM1340144v1, whole genome shotgun sequence.
aattatgcatccattaaattgaaatacttgcaatattcatattAGGCTACATCAacccctagcaaagaggtttagttacaactcatcttcaaattatcaaaaataaatctaaaaagagaaatcatggaaaagaaatctaagaagagaaatcatggaaaagagttgaagaaaatccccttGATTTGTTGGAGTTGTTGTTGGGTAGGAAACCTTCAGATCCTTGAATCCTTATGAAAGCTTGGTGAGAAGGAGCTTTGTAGCCTCAAAACTCAGGAAAAGAGTTGAGAGTTTCCTAAACTCGGCCGCCCTCTTTTATATCCTTAAAAGTCccagaaaaacctaattttggtGTATTTCGGAAAGCTGCTACGTCAACCTCCGCTCGAGCGGTGATGGCTGCTCGAGCGGTCAAAGATGTAGCTTCTGTGGCAGCAGCTACCTTCAGCTCCGCTCGATCTCTGTGGGGCGCTTGAGCGGAATACTAGGCCGCTTGAGCGGTCATTTGTGCTCGAGCGGCCATTAGTGCTCCAGTGATCCTATatatgattccaattgcaatttactcctctctttgatccgtatctccaactcctcctaccataaaaatacaagggacatgaataatatcaatctaattccataaagaattaccgagaacataatgcacttaagcacaaaaatgtggtaaaatatatgtacatcaGTCGCGCGCTGGTTACGAACATGGGTTAACTAATTATCTTGAAGTGACGTTGGACTAGGCTTCCTCTATTTGGGCCGAACCAATATGGGCTGCATCATTTCATTTGCTCCTTGCGGCGTTGCGTGTGACTGATCTTGGTTAGTATTAATATTCTCAAGGTATTTATTTGTTATGTGTAggttctttttattattatacgAGCCTTTTATTAGTTTAGGATCGTTATTGGTGACTCGCGCTCTGATTTTGGTTACTGTCGTGTTTGGGTTTGATCcaagttttttgattgaaaTTTCGTCCATCTATTTTTAGTGATTTTGCGTTTATTTACcctgaaaatttaaaattattgtcTTCCTTACAGAATGGTATGAGATAATTTTCAGATATTACCGTCTTTCTGACAGAATGATATGAGATAATTGTATCTGAAGAAGTTTCGAGGGAATAGTATAAAAGAGGGTTAAGATGAGAAATTCCCATAATTTTCCATGATGGCTGATGGTTTCAAAGTTGGATTAATGCATTATTTCTATTTGGGGTATTCAGATAGAAGTCTGATGGATCTGTTTACGGCAATCTCTTTAATGCACTCTGCCTTTTGCATTGCTTCTGGTTTCCTCCAGTTTCTGCAATGTCATCTGttatgggttttgatttggTTTTCACATGCATGATTTTTCTGGCTTGTAAGGGACGTCAATGGCCTCTTAGGGTAGGCTAACATTGTATGTTATCAGTTTTAGTTTTTCGTTTTTGTATTTCAGGTTTCGAGTGCTTTGCTTTGTCATCTGTTTGAGTGATTTCCTTTAAAAGACTACGTGCccttgaattttgatttttttttcagttggTTGTCTTGGTTTATTGTTTCTGTTAACTGTCTCACTGAAAATGAATATCTCTTTATTGAAAAGATTTTATAAATTGCATATTTGAATTGAATATAACTAGTTATTAGACTCGTGCGATGcacgaataataaaaaaattataataaattacatatttgaaTTGTATATAACTAGTTATAGATACCACAGATTTGTAGAGGGGGATTTATCCATTATCTTTTCATCGTTTTAGCTCTGTTTGGATATTTGGTAAAATCAGTTTCGAGTCTTAGTATTCAGTTACATAAATTAAAGCCTTTGCATTTGAGATTTCTCACAAAATGTGTTTCTTTACGCCCGTCTTGGATTACAGCTTCAAATGAGGCTGAAAGTTGCATCAAGCAGGACATCGAAGATCATGTATATCGTGTTCGCGGCGAAggagaatttttaaaaatttgtcaGGTTAGAGGTTTGAAACGTATGAGCAAGCAATTTTGGTGATAAGGGCTTTATGGAAAAGTATTATGGTATTTGCTCCTGTCCCAATAAGACCCTTTCAAGTGAAAGGAGATAGTTCTTTGTGGTATCTTGCTTTAGTCACAAAAGGGTGTTCCTTGGAAACATCCATATCCAAAGGCAAACTCAATAAACCAAATACTTTATTCATATCAGATTATTTTAAAACTGTGACAAGGTTAGTTTTATTGCATTACTTTTGTTTGATCATCTTCTCTTAATCAGGTCTCTCTTAaaaatctctcttttttccgTTTAGGGATATAATTTCGTCTGCTTTGCTCCTCTTGGCATCTCCCGTAAGGTGTTGTTTTGAGCTTGACTCTATTTTCATAGAGGAGGAGATATTTCCGTTATCCTATGGTGTTTATACCATTGAATTGGTGCCCAAGTTCGTGAGATTTGATGTACAAGGTCAGTTGTTTTTAACAtctctagtttttttttatgccCGTATGTGCAAGCTTTTAACGAGGTGGGTGCAGGTGAGTATCAAATTGATGACCTTCGGGTACGCACAAAGTTGAAGACTCTTTTGCTGGAGATCATGAATCGATCTCGTATTGGGCCTGGTCCAGAAGCAGAATTTGACCTTTTCTTGCTTCACCGACGGTTGTCAAAATATGGATTTAAAGCCTAATATGAAAGTATATACTACTAGGTACGTAAAACGATCCGAATTGTattaaaaattgtattttgCTTGCGATTTTACAATGTGATTTTATGAAGTGATCTTGTCGACCTCCCCTGTATCTTATGTAAAATCCCGATTTCAACGATATTGCTGTCACTGTGAATTAACTTTAATTGACTAGAATGGACTTTGAAATTTAGCTTAATAGTTTTCGCAATCAAAACAGTGTAAGAGGTTGGTAAATGTTTTTGgaaataaatcaataattttcatgactttaaaaaatttttttataagcattCTACTTGCTGTGGCCTTAGATTAAATGATTATTGTATGGTGCACTAAAAGGGTGAGGAGTAGATGATTCTATTGTGAGTGCTTCCTTTTCTGTCCTCAAGATCTGTACTATCTTTTTTGGTCAGATTTTAGCAATTGCTCAAAATCATGTCCTTTTGATGTTCTAAGAACATGTGTAAGATTAGTGAAGTTAAATATTTCGCCTTTGGTTGATTGGTTTGCTTTGTGGTTGTTGATGCGTCAGAGATATCCTTAAAATTGCTGGTTTCTTTCTTTGTCACTGTCAAAACCTCGAATGTTGCCTTTGACCCCCTTTTTGGTGTATGTCTCTCTTTCTTAAAATTGCTGGTTTCTTTCTTTGACACTGTCAAAACCTCGAATGTTGCCTTTGACCCCCTGTTTGGTGTatgtctctctttcttcttgccATTTTAGAGATTTTCTTTCAAGAATcctatatatgttttatttgctTAAAGCTCGGGCATTCATCATTTGAATTGCAGACTTCCTACTGAATGGTATTACAATGTGCTGTTTGCATCGAAGGTTGAGCGCATGGAATTGATTGAGCGCTTATATGAACTCTTCAATGGATCTGAAAAATATGTTGTTTATTGTGAGGAGACTAAAGATGCTTTTGGAAAGGATTGGGATAAGAAACTGTTAAGCCTATATTATCGATTAATGGCAGATGAGAGCTGGAATAGAGATGGTTCGAAAaattttataaagaaaaaagacatgTCCTTTTGGGGGGTAATGCGGGAGATGTCGAGATGAAGCGTTGCATTGCAGCATAAGAGAGACAGTTTTGTGAACTTTGAAGAACGCCACGAGGTAAATGTCTTCTTTTAGGACACTACCTTTTACTTGTCTTAACCACAATCTCATTCCtgatggggttttttttttttatgtcgcAGGAAACTGAATTGAAGAGGGTTGACATGCTTGTGGAGTTGGTGCATGAAATCTTCCCATGTCACATTGCCGCATTAGCTCGAGGGGCATCTATAATGAAGTGGCCTCTAGCTATGGATTTTAAAAGATCTACAATGCACTGGCCTATATCTTGGGATCTGGCAGAAGGTTTGCGTATAGATCCCAGATTGcaaatttaatatgaaaacTTGTGTTGAATCAGCAAAGTTATGATTTGGCTCTCCCTTGTGGATCCttgatgtattttgtttttcttttgcttcCTAGTTATCTTATGACTCATTATTTTGCTATTCATCTACATATGTTGTCTATCTTTTGGGAGTGATTATTGGGTCGGGTCAGGCCTAACCCGGTACTTTTTATTATATGGATAACCCGCTAGGAAAACCCTGTTTAGGATTATTGGATAACAGGGTCACTGGTTCCTTGACAGGGCCAAAAACAAAACAGTGAAACACCTAAAGGTGCAAAACGAATTAGAGCAAAACAAGTAGTTACATTAAAAACCATATAAAGAAATAAATCTTCAAATCCAACAGATAAGTCTGATACATTGTATCATGTCTATAATAAGGCTGGATGATCCACTGATCCAGGTGCAAAGTAAACTAAATGAACCTGAATTGAGAAGACAGAAACAGAGCAACAAACAATAAACAACAGAACAAAGGAATTATCCACGCATCATGAAATTCGACATTATATCATACCAATGAACCTAATAATCTCGTATGAAGTCAACATAAGCTACCAATGGTTGTCTTCCACTATGAATTACAACACTGAAATTTATTCTTTATATCTGATTTTCTTCCCCAAGGTGAGGGATTGAAAAGGTCGGTCCCTATGTGTAGGAAATTACATTTTAGACCCCATTAAAACTTGACACGTCAGCCCTGCCATGAGTAGAGAGTGTGTGCTTCATTTCATTGTTCAGACAAGATTACCTGATTCTTTGCATGCTTCATGTCTTCCATATTCAACGACCTCAAAGTAATCACGtgttcttctttgttttcattctttGTATCCGCGGCACCTTCTGAGCTTGTACCCTCTtcaactttcttcttctcttgtaagaaaattttcaaggtagaaattttaagaaatatcTTTGAGTGTAATGTTATTAAAAGAATGCAGAAAGAAGAGAACGTTGTGAAGAAAGATATAAAGTTCAAGTAGTTATACCCTTTCCTTTGATAACTCCTGTTGTATTAGCTCCCTAACGGGTCTATAAGCTGTCGTTACACAGAAATTCTGTTTACATTAGTACACACATAAGCTGATCATATTTGATAGCGAATTCTGTTAGCCACGTCTCTTATTAGAGACCTAAAGTGGCCCACTTGCCACATCAAATAGAGGTAACGACTAGTTAAAGCTGTTGTGATTAAGTGGCTATAATTTCGGTTGTAGTTGAGTAGTGGATAAACCCACTACCAGTAAACTTCCTTGATGGTAGGAAGTAAAACGATTATTTGAATTTCAAGAGTCCCTGatctaacatatatataaaggtTTGTGACCACCATCAAGTCATACATTCTTGAAAAGGTATAGACCAGAAAATACTTGAGATATTATAGCTAGCAAAAGGGTGTTCTTTTACCTGGGTTTTCTCTGGACAATTTCTGCAAGAGGCTTGAACAACAATGGCTGGAGGTATGTAATTATTCCGCTGTGTATAACATGACTCTGTTATTCTTTCAAATTCAACTGACAATTATTAGTTCGGGGGAGGTTGGACAACAAACCTTAAGATCGCTTCCACTATCCTTCAGTCATGACGGCAAGCTCATTGAAGTCAATAttatcaattttttcttttgacagAAGAGTTTTTTCAAGATCCTTTCTCTTTTCTCAACATATGGAAGACCAACCATGATCTTGCTCAATCTGGAAAAGTTTTGGAGTCAGGAAAATTGAATTTAGCCCACTGctttatatttttatgaaaaGGTTACTTGCGCTCAAACCGCCTGAAAATTGCTTCATCAAGGTCAAATGGTCTGTTGGTTGCGGCAAGAACAAGGATTTTTTCACCATTTCTTGACAACAGCCCATCCCAGTGTGTCATGAACTCGTTCTTAATCTTCCGCATAGCCTCATGTTCTCTAACTCTTGTCTGCTGCCCAAGCATGCTATCGATCTCATCCACAAATATAATAATAGGGGAAACCTTTGCTGCCAGAGTGAATAGAGCTCGAACATTCTTTTCATCTTCACCAAACCATTTGAAAGTAATGGTGGACGTTGAGACATTGATGAAACTTGCTCCAGCTTCATTCGCAATGGCCATTGCCAGCATTTTTTTCCCATTACCTGGAGGACCTGATATGCTCCTTTCTCCTTATCCTAGCATAATTTGGATATGACAATGGGAAGGAAAATTACAGAGAAACaagaaagcaagaagaagaacaaatctCGTATATTTCTTAACTGCCCCTTTACAAACTAATTCACACTACTTATATAGCTAAACATACTGACTCAACTAATAACATCCAATCAGGACATGCCACGTATACATCAATAAACTCAGGACCACAAAATGACTACAATATCCTCAGGTTCATATCAATTCCATCTCCCTTGAAATATTCCTTGTCCTCAAGGAATGAACAACCAAACAACTAAAACAGCAAAGCAGTCCACAAAAAGAATTCACGCCTCATTGCAAAACCAGTAGCTTTCAAACAAGCAATCCAAGTTGGAAGTCATAGAATTTAACCACAAACTTAGTCAGATAAAGATGTTGTCTTCAACAGAATTTCCCTTCGATGGCTTCTTAGGTGTGGATGTGATTGTTGCTTGAATCTCCAATCACCACATTGTGACCAGCATATGCAAAAGCCACATCACCCAATGtactaaagaaattgaaaacttttCCTGCCGTAGTTGTGGCTTTGTACACATATTGTACATCCTCCGGAACACCCTTGTACACTGCTGCTGACCAAGATGTAATTGGAAGCCAATCATCAAATGCCTTATGTTCTGCTAATCTTTCATCTATGCAACTTTTCCATTCCAAACTTGGCTTGCAATGATCCCTGAATATTGAGTAGCAAAAACTGTTAGCAACAACTATCAGCACATGCTGCCGATTCCTTGTGAACCACTGGGCACCCTTTC
Proteins encoded in this region:
- the LOC119985761 gene encoding uncharacterized protein LOC119985761: MDLKPNMKVYTTRLPTEWYYNVLFASKVERMELIERLYELFNGSEKYVVYCEETKDAFGKDWDKKLLSLYYRLMADESWNRDGSKNFIKKKDMSFWGVMREMSR